Proteins encoded by one window of Chryseobacterium aquaeductus:
- a CDS encoding Yip1 family protein has translation METKFTENQFEEFEKYEVLSDQDIFTKIWTKPRKVFKFINDTQYEKYMYILLFFAGVARAFDRATSKNMGDNSSLLTIVLGAVVLGGALGWISYYIYAALLSWTGKWLNGVANTSSIFRMIAYAVFPSVLALIFLVPQMAIYGIDVFRDADYTSAGTFGNVLFWTSAFIQIALSITTLVLMVIGLSEVQKFSVGKAILNLILPIAVIIVPILLIASMFWLL, from the coding sequence ATGGAAACAAAATTTACAGAAAATCAATTTGAAGAATTTGAAAAATATGAAGTTCTTTCCGACCAAGATATTTTTACAAAAATCTGGACAAAGCCCAGAAAAGTTTTTAAGTTTATAAATGATACGCAATACGAAAAGTACATGTATATCCTATTATTTTTTGCGGGTGTGGCAAGAGCTTTTGATCGTGCAACATCCAAAAATATGGGTGATAATTCTTCACTTCTAACAATTGTTTTGGGGGCTGTGGTTTTAGGTGGTGCATTGGGCTGGATTTCCTATTATATTTATGCAGCATTACTTAGCTGGACGGGAAAATGGCTTAATGGTGTAGCAAATACGTCATCAATCTTTAGAATGATTGCCTATGCAGTATTTCCCTCGGTTTTGGCCTTGATTTTTTTAGTACCGCAAATGGCAATTTATGGAATAGATGTATTTAGAGATGCGGATTACACATCCGCTGGAACTTTCGGAAATGTACTATTCTGGACATCTGCATTTATTCAAATTGCGCTATCAATTACCACGCTTGTTTTGATGGTAATAGGACTTTCAGAAGTTCAGAAATTTTCGGTGGGAAAAGCAATTCTCAATCTTATTTTGCCAATTGCTGTGATAATTGTACCGATTCTTTTAATAGCGTCAATGTTTTGGTTGCTTTAA
- a CDS encoding 6-pyruvoyl trahydropterin synthase family protein, producing MIRITKIFTFETAHVLYNYDGKCKNMHGHSYKLFVTVKGKPINDLDNPKNGMVVDFGDIKAIVKAEIVDVWDHSVLINGVSPHREMGEDLENKGQKVIYCNFQPTCENMLYAIAAKIKSKLPADVSLAYLKLHETENSYGEWFAEDNQ from the coding sequence ATGATACGTATTACAAAAATTTTTACATTCGAGACTGCTCATGTGTTGTACAATTATGATGGGAAATGTAAAAATATGCACGGACATTCTTACAAACTTTTCGTAACTGTAAAGGGAAAACCGATTAATGATCTGGATAATCCTAAAAACGGAATGGTCGTGGATTTCGGAGATATTAAAGCTATTGTGAAGGCAGAAATTGTTGATGTTTGGGATCACTCAGTTTTGATCAACGGAGTTTCTCCCCACAGAGAAATGGGTGAAGATTTAGAAAATAAAGGTCAGAAGGTGATCTATTGCAACTTTCAGCCGACTTGTGAAAATATGTTGTACGCCATCGCTGCAAAAATAAAATCAAAACTTCCTGCAGATGTTTCTTTAGCTTATTTGAAGCTTCATGAGACAGAAAACTCTTACGGAGAGTGGTTTGCGGAAGATAATCAATAA
- a CDS encoding UDP-2,3-diacylglucosamine diphosphatase, translated as MLKTTINLEPGKKVYFASDQHFGAPDQKQSKIREEKFIRWMNEIKEDAQVLFLMGDLFDFWHEWKHVIPKGYVRVLGKIAELKDSGIQVYFFVGNHDLWMKDYLEEEIGCTVFYKKQYFEIAGKQFLLAHGDGLGPGDKGYKRMKKVFTNPVAQWFFKWLHPDIAMKVALYLSQKNKMISGDEDKAFLGEDKEYLIIYSKEKLKTEKIDYFIYGHRHLPMVLDLNQHSKYINLGDWISYFTYGVFESDFELKTFEQK; from the coding sequence GTGCTAAAGACAACCATCAATTTAGAACCCGGAAAAAAGGTATATTTTGCTTCAGATCAGCATTTTGGAGCTCCGGATCAAAAACAGAGTAAAATTCGGGAAGAAAAATTTATCCGTTGGATGAATGAGATCAAAGAAGATGCTCAGGTTTTGTTTTTGATGGGTGATTTGTTTGATTTTTGGCACGAATGGAAACACGTAATTCCGAAAGGTTATGTGCGTGTTCTGGGAAAGATTGCTGAGTTGAAAGACAGCGGAATTCAGGTTTATTTTTTTGTGGGAAATCATGATCTTTGGATGAAAGATTATCTGGAAGAAGAAATTGGCTGCACTGTTTTTTATAAGAAACAATATTTTGAAATTGCCGGAAAACAATTTTTGTTGGCTCATGGTGACGGCTTGGGGCCTGGAGACAAAGGATATAAAAGGATGAAGAAAGTCTTTACCAATCCTGTGGCGCAATGGTTTTTTAAATGGCTTCATCCGGATATTGCAATGAAGGTGGCATTATATCTTTCTCAGAAAAACAAAATGATCTCGGGAGATGAAGACAAAGCGTTTTTGGGTGAGGATAAAGAATATTTGATTATTTATTCGAAAGAAAAACTGAAAACTGAAAAGATTGATTATTTCATTTATGGTCATCGTCACTTGCCGATGGTTTTAGATCTCAATCAACATTCAAAATACATCAATCTTGGAGACTGGATTTCTTATTTCACGTACGGAGTTTTTGAAAGTGATTTCGAATTAAAAACCTTTGAGCAGAAATAA
- a CDS encoding LuxE/PaaK family acyltransferase — MKNIFDITTEQEFLDVALATFRYQYKNIEVYRKFADYLRIQIEEVKLLDQIPFLPIEMFKNHKILDQNISTDLYFQSSGTTQMNLSKHFIANENIYQESIYRSFEQFIGKPEDFIFLGLLPNYLEKQNSSLIYMVDYLMKKSDKPENGYFLYNHEDLFKLLNELKHKKVILFGVSFALLDFLDYCGSNSQILQDSDILTIIETGGMKGRKEEMTKDELLKILQNGFKTEKIYSEYSMTELLSQAYSLGENIYECPNWMRVLVRNVEDPFSYESSGKTGAINIIDLANIHSCSFIATQDLGKLVTKDEKKFQVLGRIDHSDIRGCSLLVS; from the coding sequence TTGAAAAACATATTTGATATCACAACCGAGCAGGAATTTCTGGATGTAGCACTCGCTACTTTTCGGTATCAATATAAAAATATTGAAGTTTACAGGAAATTTGCAGATTACCTGAGGATACAAATTGAAGAGGTAAAATTGCTGGATCAAATTCCGTTTTTGCCGATTGAAATGTTCAAAAACCATAAAATTTTAGACCAAAATATTTCCACAGACTTATATTTTCAAAGCTCAGGCACAACGCAGATGAATTTGTCTAAACATTTCATCGCCAACGAAAATATTTATCAGGAAAGCATTTACAGAAGCTTCGAACAGTTTATCGGAAAGCCTGAAGATTTTATATTTCTGGGATTACTCCCAAATTATCTTGAGAAACAAAATTCGTCACTGATCTACATGGTTGATTATTTGATGAAAAAATCAGACAAACCTGAAAATGGATATTTTCTTTATAACCATGAAGATCTATTCAAACTACTAAATGAATTAAAACACAAAAAAGTGATTCTCTTCGGAGTTTCTTTTGCGCTTTTAGATTTTCTTGATTATTGTGGCTCAAACTCACAGATCCTCCAAGACTCCGACATTCTGACAATCATAGAAACCGGCGGAATGAAAGGTCGTAAAGAGGAAATGACAAAAGATGAACTCTTAAAAATTCTTCAAAATGGTTTTAAAACTGAGAAAATATATTCTGAATATTCGATGACAGAACTACTTTCGCAGGCATATTCTTTAGGCGAAAACATTTATGAATGCCCAAATTGGATGCGAGTTTTGGTAAGAAATGTAGAAGATCCTTTCAGCTATGAATCTTCCGGTAAAACCGGAGCTATCAACATCATCGATTTGGCAAATATTCATTCGTGCTCGTTTATTGCAACGCAGGATTTAGGTAAATTAGTTACTAAAGATGAAAAGAAATTTCAGGTATTGGGAAGAATTGATCATTCGGATATTCGGGGATGCAGCTTGTTAGTTAGTTAA
- the aqpZ gene encoding aquaporin Z → MITKTSKFVAEMLGTMVLVLMGCGSAVIAGADGTTGVGLLGISFAFGLSVVAMAYAIGHISGCHINPAISIAMVVAGRMKMDEAIRYIIAQTIGAIIGAGILYVIFTNHPGASMGPWALGSNGWGTGYLDAYNTTAAFVAEFIFTFIFLMVILGSTSTKNINGGFAGLAIGFSLVLIHIVGIKVTGVSVNPARSIGPAIFAGGEALSQLWLFVVAPVLGGIAAAFTYNLLMERPDQAK, encoded by the coding sequence ATGATTACAAAAACTTCAAAATTTGTAGCAGAAATGCTCGGCACAATGGTGCTTGTTCTTATGGGCTGCGGAAGCGCAGTTATTGCAGGCGCAGACGGCACTACAGGCGTAGGACTTCTGGGAATTTCTTTCGCTTTTGGTTTGAGCGTAGTGGCAATGGCTTATGCAATTGGTCACATCTCAGGATGTCATATCAATCCTGCAATTTCTATCGCAATGGTTGTGGCAGGAAGAATGAAAATGGACGAAGCCATCAGGTATATTATCGCACAAACTATCGGTGCAATCATCGGAGCAGGAATTCTTTACGTAATTTTCACCAATCATCCAGGCGCTTCCATGGGACCTTGGGCATTGGGATCTAATGGCTGGGGAACAGGATATCTAGATGCCTACAATACCACAGCGGCATTTGTTGCAGAATTTATTTTTACTTTTATTTTCTTGATGGTGATTTTAGGATCAACTTCTACAAAAAATATCAACGGTGGTTTCGCTGGTTTGGCAATTGGTTTTTCTTTGGTTTTGATTCACATTGTAGGAATTAAAGTTACCGGAGTTTCTGTAAATCCGGCAAGAAGTATTGGTCCTGCAATATTCGCAGGCGGAGAAGCTCTTTCACAATTGTGGTTGTTTGTAGTTGCTCCAGTTTTAGGAGGAATTGCAGCAGCTTTCACCTACAACTTATTGATGGAAAGACCAGATCAGGCAAAATAA